A stretch of the Polyangiaceae bacterium genome encodes the following:
- a CDS encoding DUF2254 domain-containing protein — translation MPTRESPSTPNFRRQWLFPIALLTSAALAIFWAFYAIDFFQVPQAAGGPEGGPLDRYLRFDPEHISDAVSSLAGMTAAVFGIVITVVSIVVQLSAERYTGVARMFLRDRVNLTVAAYYVVCCVCGVWLSVSLQQGYVPRLTLVAMMLATTGGLVLMAPYFGYVFWFLEPNNIISRIRREAVSVAQDGAALADGHSSGNAQALTLASMEELTDITSNSISGKDKIIASGAVDALKDFTLDYLKTKSKASDVWFNVGNGIRGNPDFVAMDPESLHDLEQRRTWVEWKVMRQYLGIYNEALGAMRDICYLVAIDTRYIGEAAAEAKDEELIKLVFRYMNSYLRSTLNAREVRTAYNVLNQYRLLVESMLRLGHAKSALEGVKHMQYYGHVSFDMKLTFVTETIAYDVSTLCQYAHELESPTEQEMVDLFLELDRPLSVRSQERGLLGVRKAQVKLAAYYLLHGDEKKARMIAEDMATEPPERLLAIRTELERVTTKDFWEIIDRGRNFEYMPPRQRAKMAEFFGWLSVEAPRISQAPEA, via the coding sequence ATGCCGACCCGAGAGAGCCCGAGCACGCCGAATTTTCGGCGCCAGTGGCTGTTTCCGATCGCGCTCCTGACCTCGGCGGCGCTGGCCATCTTCTGGGCCTTCTACGCCATCGACTTCTTCCAGGTGCCGCAGGCAGCGGGGGGGCCGGAGGGGGGCCCGCTCGATCGCTATCTGCGCTTCGATCCCGAGCACATCAGCGACGCGGTCAGCTCGCTGGCGGGCATGACGGCGGCCGTGTTCGGCATCGTGATCACGGTGGTCAGCATCGTCGTGCAGCTCTCCGCCGAGCGCTACACCGGCGTAGCACGCATGTTCTTGCGCGACCGGGTGAACCTGACGGTCGCCGCCTACTACGTGGTCTGCTGCGTCTGCGGCGTCTGGCTCTCCGTCTCGCTGCAGCAGGGCTACGTCCCGCGGCTGACGCTGGTCGCGATGATGCTCGCGACGACCGGCGGGCTGGTGCTGATGGCGCCGTACTTCGGCTACGTGTTCTGGTTCTTGGAGCCGAACAACATCATCTCGCGGATTCGGCGCGAGGCGGTCAGCGTCGCCCAGGACGGCGCGGCGCTGGCCGACGGGCACTCGAGCGGCAACGCCCAGGCGCTGACCCTGGCCTCCATGGAGGAGCTCACCGACATCACCAGCAACTCCATCTCGGGCAAGGACAAGATCATCGCCAGCGGGGCGGTCGACGCGCTCAAGGACTTCACGCTCGACTACCTGAAGACGAAGTCCAAGGCCTCCGACGTGTGGTTCAACGTAGGCAACGGCATCCGAGGCAACCCGGACTTCGTGGCCATGGACCCCGAGAGCCTCCACGATCTGGAGCAGCGCCGCACCTGGGTGGAGTGGAAGGTGATGCGCCAGTACCTCGGGATCTACAACGAGGCCCTCGGGGCGATGCGCGACATCTGCTACCTGGTCGCCATCGACACGCGCTACATCGGCGAGGCCGCAGCGGAGGCCAAGGACGAGGAGCTGATCAAGCTGGTGTTCCGCTACATGAACTCCTACCTGCGCTCGACGCTCAACGCGCGCGAGGTGCGCACGGCGTACAACGTGCTCAACCAGTACCGCTTGCTCGTCGAGTCCATGCTGCGCCTCGGCCACGCCAAGTCGGCGCTCGAGGGCGTCAAGCACATGCAGTACTACGGGCACGTGAGCTTCGACATGAAGCTCACCTTCGTCACCGAGACCATCGCCTACGACGTCTCGACCTTGTGCCAATACGCTCACGAGCTCGAGTCGCCGACGGAGCAGGAGATGGTGGACTTGTTCCTGGAGCTCGACCGCCCGCTCTCCGTGCGCAGCCAGGAGCGGGGCCTGCTCGGCGTCCGCAAGGCGCAGGTGAAGCTCGCCGCCTACTACCTCCTGCACGGCGACGAGAAGAAGGCCCGGATGATCGCCGAAGACATGGCGACCGAGCCGCCGGAGCGCCTCTTGGCGATCCGGACGGAGCTCGAGCGGGTCACCACCAAGGACTTCTGGGAGATCATCGACCGGGGCAGGAACTTCGAGTACATGCCGCCCCGCCAGCGCGCCAAGATGGCGGAATTCTTCGGCTGGCTCAGCGTGGAAGCCCCAAGGATTTCCCAGGCTCCCGAGGCCTGA